In Rattus rattus isolate New Zealand chromosome 9, Rrattus_CSIRO_v1, whole genome shotgun sequence, a genomic segment contains:
- the Sox8 gene encoding transcription factor SOX-8, with protein MLDMSEARAQPPCSPSGTASSMSHVEDSDSDAPPSPAGSEGLGRAGGGGRGDTAEAADERFPACIRDAVSQVLKGYDWSLVPMPVRGGGGGTLKAKPHVKRPMNAFMVWAQAARRKLADQYPHLHNAELSKTLGKLWRLLSESEKRPFVEEAERLRVQHKKDHPDYKYQPRRRKSVKTGRSDSDSGTELGHHPGGPMYKTDTVLGDAHRHSDHTGQTHGPPTPPTTPKTDLHQASNGSKQELRLEGRRLVDSGRQNIDFSNVDISELSSEVISNMDTFDVHEFDQYLPLNGHSALATEPSQATASGSYGGASYSHSGATGIGASPVWAHKGAPSASASPTEAGPLRPHIKTEQLSPSHYNDQSHGSPGRADYGSYSAQASVTTAASATAASSFASAQCDYTDLQASNYYSPYPGYPPSLYQYPYFHSSRRPYASSLLNGLSMPPAHSPSSNWDQPVYTTLTRP; from the exons ATGCTGGACATGAGTGAGGCCCGCGCCCAGCCGCCCTGCAGCCCGTCTGGCACTGCTAGCTCCATGTCACACGTGGAGGATTCAGACTCCGACGCGCCACCGTCGCCCGCGGGATCAGAGGGCTTGGGCCGCGCGGGGGGCGGCGGCCGAGGGGATACCGCTGAGGCAGCAGACGAACGCTTCCCAGCCTGCATCCGTGATGCCGTGTCGCAGGTGCTTAAGGGCTATGACTGGAGTCTGGTGCCTATGCCGGTgcgcggcggcggtggcggcacACTCAAGGCCAAGCCACACGTGAAGCGGCCCATGAATGCCTTCATGGTGTGGGCACAGGCGGCACGCCGCAAGCTGGCGGACCAGTACCCGCATCTCCATAACGCAGAGCTCAGCAAGACCCTGGGCAAACTGTGGCG CTTGCTGAGTGAAAGCGAGAAGCGGCCATTCGTGGAGGAGGCCGAGAGGCTCCGTGTGCAGCACAAGAAGGACCACCCAGATTACAAATACCAGCCgaggagaaggaagagtgtgAAAACCGGCCGGAGCGACTCGGACTCTGGTACTGAACTGGGCCACCACCCTGGTGGTCCCATGTACAAAACGGACACAGTGCTAGGTGATGCACACCGACACAGCGACCACACAG GCCAGACCCATgggccacccaccccacccaccacacccaaGACGGACCTGCACCAGGCCAGCAATGGAAGCAAGCAAGAGCTAAGGCTGGAAGGGCGCCGCCTGGTGGACAGCGGGCGCCAGAACATCGACTTCAGCAATGTGGACATCTCCGAGCTCAGCAGCGAGGTTATCAGTAACATGGATACCTTCGATGTCCACGAGTTTGACCAGTACTTACCCCTCAATGGCCACTCAGCCCTGGCCACTGAGCCCAGCCAGGccactgcctctggctcctaTGGAGGCGCTTCCTACTCCCACTCCGGTGCAACTGGCATAGGCGCATCCCCTGTGTGGGCCCACAAGGGAGCTCCCTCGGCCTCAGCCTCGCCCACAGAGGCAGGACCCCTTCGGCCACATATCAAGACGGAGCAGCTGAGTCCCAGCCACTACAACGACCAGTCACACGGCTCACCAGGCCGTGCCGACTATGGCTCCTACAGCGCCCAGGCCAGTGTCACCACGGCTGCCTCAGCCACGGCTGCCAGCTCTTTCGCCAGCGCACAGTGTGACTACACTGACCTGCAGGCTTCCAACTACTACAGCCCCTACCCTGGCTACCCTCCCAGCCTCTACCAATACCCTTACTTCCATTCATCCCGCCGGCCCTATGCCTCGTCACTGCTCAATGGGCTCTCCATGCCCCCCGCGCACAGCCCCAGCAGCAACTGGGACCAGCCTGTGTACACCACCCTGACCCGGCCCTGA